A window of Selenomonas ruminantium subsp. lactilytica TAM6421 contains these coding sequences:
- a CDS encoding MarR family winged helix-turn-helix transcriptional regulator: MDKKDSLRLENQLCFPLYACAREVVKAYRPHLEALGLTYTQYISMMVLWEEGQVSVRDLGKKLHLDSGTLTPLLKKLESKGYLKRSRSTTDERVVIACITEEGRKLKRAASKIPQAMTQEMSDFPMEDAKELYALLYKLLGMLEVSNEKQDLSKKNK, translated from the coding sequence TCCCCCTGTACGCGTGCGCCAGAGAGGTGGTCAAAGCTTACCGCCCCCATCTTGAGGCGCTGGGACTCACGTACACCCAGTACATTTCCATGATGGTTCTTTGGGAAGAGGGCCAGGTCAGTGTACGGGACTTAGGGAAGAAGCTGCATCTCGATTCTGGCACACTCACGCCGCTATTGAAGAAGCTGGAGAGCAAGGGATATCTGAAACGCTCTCGTTCCACTACCGATGAACGGGTGGTTATCGCCTGCATCACTGAGGAAGGCCGCAAACTGAAACGTGCTGCCAGCAAGATCCCTCAGGCCATGACACAGGAAATGTCAGATTTCCCCATGGAAGATGCCAAAGAGCTCTATGCACTTCTTTACAAACTGCTCGGCATGCTGGAAGTAAGCAACGAGAAACAGGATCTCAGCAAGAAAAACAAATAA
- the mtaB gene encoding tRNA (N(6)-L-threonylcarbamoyladenosine(37)-C(2))-methylthiotransferase MtaB encodes MPKVALTTLGCKVNQFETETMEGLFKKSGYDIVPFEEKADFYVINTCSVTSLGDRKSRQIIRRAQRTNENAIIAVCGCYSQVHPEEIKAIEGVRVVLGTKERSRIVEYVEQAAREDGILDEVGNIMEAHEFEDIPIYDMPQRTRAFLKIEDGCQNFCSYCIIPYARGPVKSRHLDKIHSEAKKLVDAGFKEIVLTGIHLGAYGKDLDGEVTLADACREVLKVEGLKRLRLGSLESIELSPDLFALIREDDRFCAHLHLPLQAGSDAVLKDMNRHYDTAEFGRLIEQVEREVPGVAVSTDIIVGFPGETEEQFTDSLKFVEKMNFSRMHVFPYSKRSGTPAAERKDQIPDPVKKDRAKRMQELANRKTEEFHQHFLGQTKQVLFETNNDGVTDGLTDNYIRVYTDSPVTCGEIYQVKLERLYQDGVWGTVENR; translated from the coding sequence TTGCCAAAGGTGGCACTCACGACCTTGGGCTGCAAGGTCAATCAGTTTGAAACGGAAACCATGGAAGGCCTGTTCAAGAAAAGCGGCTACGATATCGTGCCCTTTGAGGAAAAGGCGGACTTCTATGTGATTAATACATGCTCGGTAACGAGCCTGGGAGACCGGAAATCCCGGCAGATCATCCGCCGGGCTCAGCGCACCAATGAAAATGCCATTATCGCGGTCTGTGGCTGCTATTCGCAGGTGCATCCTGAAGAAATCAAGGCCATTGAGGGTGTGCGCGTGGTACTGGGCACGAAAGAGCGCAGCAGGATTGTGGAATATGTGGAGCAGGCGGCCAGAGAAGATGGCATCCTGGATGAAGTGGGCAATATCATGGAAGCACATGAGTTCGAGGATATTCCCATCTACGATATGCCCCAGCGTACCCGCGCGTTCCTCAAGATTGAGGACGGCTGCCAGAACTTCTGCTCCTACTGCATCATTCCCTATGCCCGTGGCCCCGTGAAGTCCCGTCATCTGGACAAGATTCACAGCGAGGCGAAGAAACTTGTGGACGCAGGCTTCAAGGAAATCGTGTTGACCGGCATCCACTTAGGCGCTTATGGCAAGGATTTAGACGGTGAAGTGACACTGGCGGATGCTTGCCGGGAAGTCTTGAAGGTGGAGGGGCTGAAGCGTTTGCGCCTTGGCTCGTTGGAATCCATTGAGCTTTCGCCGGATCTGTTTGCACTGATCCGGGAGGATGACCGCTTCTGTGCGCATCTCCATCTGCCATTACAGGCTGGTTCTGATGCCGTGCTCAAGGATATGAACCGCCATTATGATACGGCTGAATTTGGCCGTCTGATTGAACAGGTGGAACGGGAAGTTCCCGGTGTGGCGGTATCCACGGATATTATTGTGGGCTTCCCTGGGGAGACGGAGGAACAGTTTACGGACAGCCTGAAGTTTGTCGAGAAGATGAACTTCTCCCGCATGCATGTGTTCCCTTATTCCAAGCGCAGCGGCACGCCGGCAGCTGAACGCAAGGACCAGATTCCCGATCCGGTCAAGAAAGACCGCGCCAAGCGCATGCAGGAACTGGCTAATCGCAAGACGGAGGAATTCCATCAGCATTTCCTGGGGCAGACCAAGCAGGTGCTCTTTGAAACAAACAATGATGGTGTGACCGATGGCCTTACGGATAATTATATTCGCGTGTATACGGACAGCCCGGTGACATGTGGCGAAATCTATCAGGTGAAGCTCGAGCGTCTCTATCAGGATGGTGTCTGGGGCACGGTCGAAAACAGATAA
- a CDS encoding 16S rRNA (uracil(1498)-N(3))-methyltransferase, translating to MRRLFYKGMLADTIEITGSDAHHLMHVMRAKAGQEVIVVDDAGQVGRMEMTAFREEAVTMQLKERLAANTESPLELVLAQCLLKADKMDYVVQKAVELGVTEIVPVKSHNCVVRYDAKKAAARQQRWQKIAEEAAKQCGRTALTEVTSIVDLSALLKDFSGEDTEIVFCYENEADYTVKSCLQSAKGKRLVLLIGPEGGFTLDEAAAVQAAGGRAVTLGPRILRAETAAVAAITVAQYENGDLGA from the coding sequence ATGAGACGGCTGTTTTATAAGGGGATGCTGGCAGATACCATCGAGATCACCGGCAGTGATGCCCATCACCTGATGCATGTCATGCGGGCCAAGGCCGGGCAGGAAGTCATTGTGGTGGACGATGCCGGTCAGGTGGGCCGCATGGAAATGACGGCCTTCCGGGAAGAGGCCGTGACCATGCAGTTAAAGGAACGACTGGCGGCGAATACGGAATCCCCGCTGGAGCTGGTATTGGCCCAGTGTCTCTTGAAGGCCGACAAGATGGATTATGTGGTACAGAAGGCTGTGGAGCTGGGGGTAACGGAAATTGTCCCCGTGAAAAGCCACAATTGTGTCGTGCGCTATGATGCGAAAAAGGCAGCCGCCCGCCAGCAGCGCTGGCAGAAGATTGCCGAAGAAGCCGCCAAGCAGTGCGGCCGCACTGCTTTGACGGAGGTAACATCCATCGTTGACCTGTCAGCGCTGCTCAAGGATTTTAGCGGCGAAGATACGGAAATTGTCTTTTGTTACGAAAATGAGGCGGATTATACGGTAAAATCCTGTTTGCAGAGTGCAAAGGGCAAGCGGCTGGTGCTGCTTATCGGCCCGGAGGGCGGTTTTACTCTGGATGAGGCTGCAGCCGTGCAGGCAGCAGGCGGCAGGGCCGTGACATTGGGCCCCAGAATCCTGCGGGCGGAGACGGCAGCGGTAGCGGCCATTACCGTAGCGCAGTATGAGAACGGCGATTTAGGCGCGTAA